One segment of Curtobacterium poinsettiae DNA contains the following:
- a CDS encoding class I SAM-dependent methyltransferase, with protein sequence MTRTTDGSAGDADHRQHRRPEPAFARAVAKALGDARTVLDIGAGAVPYTPTDRDVRTVEPGADLPFADDTFDAAMTTFSLHEWDHLERGLAEVRRVTRGPIVVLTFDPDRIERSWLAEYAPEVLAADARRHPALPRIADALVGDTVTSTPLPIPFTCVDGFAEAYYARPERLLDPGVRQADPAWGLVDEFTVRRSVAALRTALESGEWDRRHGSLRIRPTYEGSVVLVAATPNRPRPADHGCTDRRGLDTRS encoded by the coding sequence GTGACGAGGACGACGGACGGCTCAGCGGGGGATGCGGACCACCGGCAGCACCGTCGGCCCGAACCGGCGTTCGCCCGTGCGGTCGCGAAGGCGCTCGGTGACGCCCGGACGGTGCTGGACATCGGTGCCGGTGCCGTTCCGTACACGCCGACCGACCGTGACGTGCGGACCGTGGAGCCCGGCGCGGACCTGCCCTTCGCAGACGACACCTTCGACGCCGCGATGACGACCTTCTCGCTGCACGAGTGGGACCACCTCGAGCGCGGGCTCGCCGAGGTGCGTCGAGTGACCCGGGGCCCGATCGTGGTCCTGACGTTCGACCCCGACCGCATCGAGCGCTCCTGGCTCGCCGAGTACGCCCCCGAGGTGCTGGCGGCCGATGCCCGTCGCCACCCGGCGCTGCCACGGATCGCCGACGCACTGGTCGGCGACACCGTGACCAGCACCCCGTTGCCGATCCCGTTCACGTGCGTCGACGGGTTCGCCGAGGCGTACTACGCCCGCCCCGAGCGACTGCTCGACCCCGGCGTGCGCCAGGCGGACCCGGCGTGGGGCCTGGTCGACGAGTTCACCGTGCGGCGGTCGGTGGCCGCGCTCCGGACCGCGCTGGAGTCGGGGGAGTGGGACCGGCGGCACGGGTCGCTCCGGATCCGCCCGACGTACGAGGGCTCGGTCGTCCTGGTCGCGGCGACGCCGAACCGACCTCGCCCGGCCGATCACGGCTGCACCGACCGGCGCGGGCTTGACACCCGGTCGTAG
- a CDS encoding YdeI/OmpD-associated family protein has translation MDIVDLVLPDTAAWRAWLDDHEHEPDGVWLVLAKKGVTEPTTLTYDTALDEALCSGWIDGQRRGRDDTTYRQRFTPRRKASLWSQRNLGLVAALVAEGRMRERGHAEIERAKADGRWDRAYAGSATATVPEDLQAALDAAPAAAALFAELDATNRYAVLHRITTAPNATVRTNRLTKLVGGLERGETPYPRPTRPETPANPGSGRGTPTQRPATHRA, from the coding sequence ATGGACATCGTCGACCTGGTGCTGCCGGACACCGCCGCGTGGCGTGCCTGGCTCGACGACCACGAGCACGAACCCGACGGGGTGTGGCTCGTCCTGGCGAAGAAGGGCGTCACGGAGCCGACGACCCTGACGTACGACACGGCCCTCGACGAAGCCCTGTGCTCCGGCTGGATCGACGGGCAGCGGCGCGGACGCGACGACACCACCTACCGCCAGCGGTTCACCCCGCGCCGGAAGGCTTCGCTGTGGTCGCAGCGGAACCTCGGCCTGGTCGCCGCACTCGTCGCCGAGGGGCGGATGCGGGAGCGCGGGCACGCCGAGATCGAGCGCGCCAAGGCCGACGGCCGGTGGGACCGCGCCTACGCCGGGTCGGCCACCGCCACGGTGCCGGAGGACCTGCAGGCCGCGCTCGACGCCGCGCCCGCTGCCGCCGCGCTGTTCGCCGAGCTCGACGCCACGAACCGGTACGCCGTGCTGCACCGCATCACCACCGCCCCGAACGCCACGGTGCGGACGAACCGGCTCACCAAGCTCGTCGGCGGACTCGAACGCGGCGAGACCCCGTACCCGCGGCCCACCCGTCCGGAGACCCCTGCGAACCCGGGCAGCGGTCGGGGGACACCGACTCAGCGACCGGCAACGCACCGGGCGTAG
- a CDS encoding FBP domain-containing protein, with protein sequence MLPIVEKTIRTSFVNASRKEVSDLTLPAGFETLDWDALDYLGWRDPKIGRRAYAVVPTLDGELIGILFRQAEASPRSRAQCSWCQDVKLPNDVAFYSAKRSGPAGRNGNTVGTLVCQDFQCSRNVRKLPPPAYEGYDVEAARLQRIEDLQLRAASFAAEV encoded by the coding sequence ATGCTCCCCATCGTGGAGAAGACCATCCGCACGTCCTTCGTCAACGCCTCGCGCAAGGAGGTGTCCGACCTCACCCTGCCCGCCGGCTTCGAGACGCTCGACTGGGACGCGCTCGACTACCTCGGCTGGCGCGACCCGAAGATCGGCCGGCGTGCGTACGCCGTCGTGCCGACCCTGGACGGCGAGCTGATCGGCATCCTGTTCCGGCAGGCCGAGGCCTCGCCCCGTTCCCGCGCACAGTGCTCGTGGTGCCAGGACGTCAAGCTGCCGAACGACGTCGCCTTCTACAGCGCGAAGCGGTCGGGCCCGGCCGGCCGGAACGGCAACACGGTCGGCACCCTGGTCTGCCAGGACTTCCAGTGCTCGCGGAACGTCCGGAAGCTGCCGCCGCCGGCCTACGAGGGCTACGACGTCGAGGCCGCGCGCCTGCAGCGCATCGAGGACCTGCAGCTCCGCGCCGCGTCCTTCGCCGCCGAGGTCTGA
- a CDS encoding aldo/keto reductase: MQTRKLADLEVGPIGLGTMGMSAFYTGAGTDDDESIRTIHRAIDLGVTLFDTAEAYGPYTNEELLRRALEGRRDDVVIATKFGLYRHEAGEETPTQQRGISSQPESVREALEGSLRRLGTDHIDLYYQHRVDPAVPIEDVIGQLAGFVQEGKIRHIGLSEAGAETIRKAHAVHPITALQSEYSLWTRDPEGDVLDTLRELGIGLVPYSPLGRGFLTGAITKPSDLDSDDFRLANPRFQQEAFEQNMRIVDAVKEIATEAGATPAQVSLAWLLAQGDDIVPIPGTKRVSRLEENVGAADLTLTADQLSRLSALPVPTGDRYPDMSTIGR, from the coding sequence ATGCAGACACGCAAGCTCGCAGACCTCGAGGTCGGCCCGATCGGCCTCGGAACCATGGGCATGAGCGCCTTCTACACCGGCGCCGGCACCGACGACGACGAGTCGATCCGCACCATCCACCGCGCGATCGACCTCGGCGTCACCCTGTTCGACACCGCCGAGGCGTACGGCCCCTACACGAACGAGGAACTCCTGCGCCGTGCGCTCGAGGGCCGTCGCGACGACGTCGTCATCGCGACCAAGTTCGGCCTGTACCGCCACGAGGCCGGTGAGGAGACGCCGACGCAGCAGCGCGGGATCTCCAGTCAGCCCGAGTCCGTCCGCGAGGCGCTCGAAGGCTCCCTCCGTCGCCTCGGCACCGACCACATCGACCTCTACTACCAGCACCGCGTCGACCCGGCCGTCCCGATCGAAGACGTCATCGGCCAGCTGGCCGGCTTCGTGCAGGAGGGCAAGATCCGGCACATCGGACTGTCCGAGGCCGGTGCCGAGACCATCCGCAAGGCCCACGCCGTCCACCCGATCACCGCGCTGCAGAGCGAGTACTCGCTGTGGACGCGCGACCCCGAGGGCGACGTGCTCGACACCCTGCGCGAGCTCGGCATCGGCCTGGTCCCCTACTCGCCGCTCGGCCGCGGCTTCCTGACGGGTGCCATCACGAAGCCGTCCGACCTGGACTCCGACGACTTCCGCCTGGCGAACCCGCGCTTCCAGCAGGAGGCGTTCGAGCAGAACATGCGCATCGTCGACGCGGTCAAGGAGATCGCGACCGAAGCCGGGGCCACCCCGGCACAGGTGTCGCTCGCCTGGCTGCTGGCCCAGGGCGACGACATCGTCCCGATCCCCGGCACGAAGCGGGTCTCCCGCCTCGAGGAGAACGTCGGTGCAGCCGACCTGACCCTCACCGCGGACCAGCTGTCGCGCCTGTCGGCGCTGCCGGTCCCGACCGGTGACCGCTACCCCGACATGTCGACCATCGGCCGGTAG
- a CDS encoding acyl-CoA thioesterase, with protein MNLYFRLLLLQLRTRLRARVGGRRRASLWDEVRTPFRVVPTDLDPLRHVNNGKYLSMLDLGRLDLMLRSGYWAALSEHGWYPVVSAQTITYKRSLTLGQRFELRTHVLGVDDRAVYLEQTFVRQGAVMARAVVQARFLRRSGGTVPTADLLEAAGGADRDLTVPDWVHDWASATRISSSAA; from the coding sequence GTGAACCTGTACTTCCGACTGCTCCTGCTGCAGCTCCGCACCCGCCTGCGCGCTCGGGTCGGGGGACGCCGCCGAGCGTCGCTCTGGGACGAGGTGCGGACGCCGTTCCGGGTGGTCCCGACCGACCTCGACCCGCTGCGGCACGTCAACAACGGCAAGTACCTGTCGATGCTCGACCTCGGTCGGCTCGACCTGATGCTCCGCTCCGGCTACTGGGCCGCGCTGTCCGAGCACGGCTGGTACCCCGTCGTGTCGGCGCAGACGATCACGTACAAGCGGTCGCTGACGCTCGGGCAGCGGTTCGAGCTCCGGACCCACGTGCTCGGGGTCGACGACCGTGCCGTGTACCTGGAGCAGACGTTCGTGCGACAGGGTGCCGTGATGGCCCGCGCCGTGGTGCAGGCCCGGTTCCTGCGGCGTTCCGGCGGGACGGTCCCGACCGCGGACCTGCTCGAGGCGGCGGGTGGGGCCGACCGCGACCTGACCGTGCCCGACTGGGTGCACGACTGGGCGAGCGCGACCCGGATCAGCAGCAGCGCGGCCTGA